One Camelus ferus isolate YT-003-E chromosome 19, BCGSAC_Cfer_1.0, whole genome shotgun sequence genomic window, tgtctctgtgtccaaatttaccctttttataaggacaccagtcacattggattagggcccaccccagCAATTGCATCTTAACTGATTACATCTACAGGAGGTCACATTCTAatgtactgggggttagggcctCCACatttgggaggacacaattcagctgACGACACTGCAGTTTAGAACAACAGAGCATGGTGCAGTCATTGGCTCACTTGAATgggaatcattcattcactcactcactcggCTGATACTGGGAGCCTGGTATGTATCGGTATTGGTTCATACACCAGCACGCTGGCTTGGCAGCGTcaatcacttcacctctctgggcttcagattctaatatgtaaaatgaaggaattgCAGTAAATTCTCAGATGCTTTCCTTTTAGACCCAAATTCTAAACAATAACATTTTGAAGTGAGGAAATAAGTTAAATGACAAATTGGTATACTGTTGTCAGGAATCAGACTTGTGCTTCCAATTTAAAGTCTCTAAAGTTTAGTGATACTGAGTATATCAGTCAAGGTTGGCTACCTTCTGTAACAATTCCAGTGGCTAAAAGAGGAGAATTCCTGGTTGGGCAGCTTTCTTTTAGGGGAAGCTCAAGGATTCAGACTTCTTCTGTCTCGTAGGTCTGACTTACTCTGGTTTTTGGAGTATTCTCCAGTCAGTTGACTGATGGGGTCAGGGCAGGGAGCATCTAACTGGGGAGGCTTTTATGGGCCAGGCCTTGGTGTGGGGcttgtcacttctgctcacattccattggccagaacttagtcacatgaccATGCATacctgcaggagcctgggaaTGGCAGTCTAGCTGGATCCCCAGGAAGAAGAGGTGACACCAGCCATGTCTGCCAGACACCAAAAGGAAGAATGATGGTGCAGTTTCAGGAGCTGTGGTGCATCGTGAAAATGTGAATGAAGTCAGATAAAGCCACAGTGTCGAAAAGTCTAAAAcagatattttcatgtttttaatgtcTGAAATTTAGAGGAGGGGGTATCATAAGAACAAAGTCAGGAACCTCAGGGATATTTAGGGTATGCGCTTTCTCAACTTTACCCTCTGTAGTTCCGTCAGCATTTGACTTTTCAGTTCATTAGAAGAGACTGTGGCGTTTGAAATAGCTCTGGTTCTGTGTTCTGAAACACATGGCGTGCACACTTGATTTCAGTAAACAGGGTCCAAAGAGATGTAGTTGCTaggttttcttgttttcactATAAACAAAGCACTAGccaaaaaattaattgtattccCCACTGTGTTCTTCCCCTGTAGTAAGAAGAAACACATTGGAGTAGTTACAGgttgcaaaataaatgatatGCTTATCACTCAAAGCACTACCCATGGTCCTGCAAAtactggcatcacctgggagggttttggttttgtcttttaagaaatgcagactcccaggcccctccccaaaCCTGTGGAATCAGAAACCATTTTAACAGAAGAGTCCCAGGGGAGCTGTATGCACAGTAAAGCTTGAGAAGCTGGTCTAGATGTTAGAGGTGTGAGCAGAGGTGTTTGCCTTGCTGGTTTCTGGCTTCGTTTACTTAGGCTTTGTGACAGGTGAGTGGGGTGTGTGGATGTTTTAAAGTCAGATGTGAAACAAATTCACACTCAtactggttttttgttgttgttgttgttgttgttgttgttgttttttgagtTCTTATCATGGAGAGGgtagagaggaaaggggagaaaaatgaatgaaggaaggggGTCTCTTCAACAGTAGCCAGCGAATTCTGCTTTTCAGGCTGGCCTCCAGGTTTTTAGCTTTCTGCCGTCTTTATGATGTTTGTGAATGTTAAGCCTCAGGGAATCGTATAATGTGCTGCACAGGCAGCCTTCAacttttacaggtaagaaaaatcTAATAGAAAGATTGAACAGTAGACCCTCCATGTTAGCAAGAAGGTTCTATTCCCAGAAAGTTAGACAAATTATCTCAAGATCCCTATTAACCTCAAGATCACTTTTGAGATACAGTTGTGGCAATACATTTTGGACAGTTTTTACATGtgatttaattttgttctttgtgaGTGAGCGCGGTAGGGGTCTGACTCGGGCCGAGAGCAGCGGTTCTGATGCCGACGGGCTGCTGCTTTATCTTGGCCTCCTCGGCCTCTGCCAGGCTGCCGGCCTCTCAGCCTCCCCCGACACGCCACTACAACCCCAAATCTCTTGCTGCTTCATTCCACCGGGCCTGTAAGTTCCTTTATGATTTTAGTTATCTCGCTCTTACTGGAAGGATTTGTTGAGGTCGTTTCCTCTGTTAGGGTGCCAGAGCCCTCAGAGGGTGGGCGGATTTGAATCTGCACTTCTCTGTACATGGTATGGTGAGGCCGTGAGGGCTTggaccctggagccaggctgccttccTCGTGGTCGCGTGGTCCTGCCAGTCCTGTCATCACCTGCAATCTCCTCACCTCTCATCTGCGAAAAGCATCAGGTGTTTTTCTAGGTGCCTCATCCTCACAGCAAGTCTCTTAAGTTGACAGTCTTATTAGGCCCCTCGTCACAGTAACATGACTGGTCTGTGAACTGATGTTGAAAtgaagtgaaggaaggcttgtgTTTCGAGTAACCTGAAAAGATTCaatctccttttaattttttattttatttaattaaaaacaaattttaataaagtttgcGCTTTCTTGCAAGCGAGTTGCTATAAGACAGGGTGGTGAATCCGAGCTTTCTGAACAGCCCTGCCGGAACGAGGCGCACTGGCCGGGTCCTGGGCGCTGTGTCTGCTGTGAACACGTGGACGCAGTGCCCAGCTGTCCGGGGCCCTTGCATTCTTCCCTGATGGTCTTAACCCTTTCACTGTGTGCTTTCCCTGGAATCAAGTATCAAAGGGGAAGAAGCATTTGTTTAAACAGAGATTTTACTATTTTGTGGGTAGTTCAAGTTTGACTTGTGGGACCTGCTTTCAGAGcctcttttccttctatttagTTTTGTGCTTTTGGGGGGCTGTTTTCATTGACTATTAAGTGGATTTGATTTCATGTCTGTGTTTGGGAAGCTTCAGTTTACTGAAGGTTTATACTCTGCGCCTTTGAATTACACATTTCTTTAATGTTCTCTCCTGTGGttcttgcttttcctttattttagttgttttaagttgcacatTTCCAGTCTCGTATGATGCCCTGAGCTAGTTTAGAGACAGGAAATGTGTATAAAGACCTCAGCAACACAACAGGAATTCATAGACTTTTTACAGACCTGAATCTGTGAGAAAGAATTAAAACCATCCATGTCTTTGACCTGTGCCATTCAGCATGGTAACCGCCAAGCACACGTGactatttaaatttcagttaattaaaattttaaaaattaagatccaCAGAATGAGTTCACTCTAACCACGTTTGAAGTACTCAGAGCCCCCCCATGGCTGTGGCTGGTATTGGACGCCCCAGATGTGGAACATTTCCGTCATCACAGAAACCTAGGACAGCCTTTGTAAGAAATTGTGTCTCAACTCcagattaatttcattttaccCAAAAGAAGTAGACTCTTCCATGCTTTTCTAGGATTTCCAGAACAAAGTTACGTTGTTCCCAGCCAAAGAGGACTGTTAGAAATAGGCACGTTTTCATTTTCAGTGGGAGTTTGTTCTTTATTAAAATCTCATACACAGTCGTATCTCTAAGACAAAATGTGTTCTTATTCTAACGTGAGCCTGGATCTAAGTGCTTGGGGATTTTTGATTTTCAGTCCCTGTTTAGTGAGGCATTTGGCCCTCCAGGTCGCCTGTCCACTCAGTCCACTCACCCAGCAGTACTGTGAGTTATTTTTTCTCTCGTAATTTCTTTCTCATGCTTTTTCGATAGAATCTTTCTAGATTCATTTTAGGACTAACATATGTTAAGGAAttgttttcccattcttttttggTTGAATGTTCTCTGATTTCAAGTCAAGGACACAGAATGATACCAGTAAGAAAGCAAACGCTTTATAACTTCCAGCTCAGTGGTTcaatttcacattaaaatgacTCTGCCTTCGGAAATGCCAGTGTGGTTCCACAGGGGCCTCTGCCTGCCCTAGAGCCTTAAGTCTGTGCCACCTCTCCAAGCACGTGACCACAAGAGGTTCTGTGGAGTCAAATCGGTTGGCAAGCAAAGAAGGCGACTGAATGATCCACGGCAGGTCTCCTGGTCTGTACACGCAGGTGTCCTGGGCGTAGTGGCCTGCAGAAATGACACAGAGACCCAGCTTAGCCGCCTTCGTATCCTTGTCACTTTACAGCCACGCAGAAGAGCGATGCCCTTCTTCCAAGGTCATCTGTAAGGCCTCTCTGTTTCACGAAAGCCCAAATTGAGCATGCTTTGCTTTGATAGGGGCTTTATGTTGAATTTTGAATCTGTGATGGAAGTTTACATTCTTTTGATTAGTGATCTCTGAAATGTTTAATGGCTACTTTGGATGAATACTGTGGAATTCTAGCCAGTCATGAGCACAAGGGAGATGTAACAGCAGTCTTGTTCCTGACAAAAATCTGAATTCTGATAGCTTCTATTTTAAGTTCCTTAAGCTTTCAAGTATTTTCCTTGGTTGTGGGTAGCTTATAAGAGTTACGTTGGTTTTAACAAGTCATTGTTTCAGCCTTTTATTGGTTTTGCAGAGCAAGTGTTTGATATCAATAGAAGTAATTCAAGTTGGAATTCTGGTTCTGGCTTCCTTCAGGAGGAACTCAGTCCTACGTTCTCTGTGCCTGACCCTGTGCTTGGCCCTTCCTGCTCTCTCTCAATCCTCCCGCCCACCCTGCGAGGTGGTTTCTGTCATCACCTGCAGTTTGCAGAGAAGGGAGCTCTCGGCTTGTGTGTGAGGGACAGTTCTGTTCATTTGGGGACCTTGCTCTTTTTTCCACTCGGCTCTCTCCTCTCGCCAACCCAGTAATCCTACTTCCAAAAACCCAGCTGAAGGAAATATTACGAAGAAGGAATGGAGCTCACGCACAGAAACACCCAGTGTTGTTCATAAGTCTGttgtgtgttcactttgtgaaaatttgtAAACTCAAATACCATCTGTGCACTTTCCTGCCTGAATATTATAATtaagtgaaagttttttttaaattgacaccTGCTGGTTGGATCATCACTAATTCCACGTTGCTTTCACCTGGTCATCAGTCTTCTTCCCCAATTACCGAGACAGCAGCTGTAGTTTTTCTGGAATTTGAAGGCTTTTtgtggtttgggttttgtttttacctttacAGCCGTCATGAACACTTCCCTCCTCGTTTCTCCATTTTATGGCTCGAACATTTCCCTCCCAGCCAGCATTTGGGGTGGCGCCCGGAGCATCTAAGGGAGAAAACATGGAAGCATTCAATGAGAAGATGGAAGGAAAGTCCTATTTGCCACAAAACAATggctagttttaatattttcctttctcagagaGCCCCTAGTGAAGGGCCCAGTGCTCGTGGGTGCCCAGCAGTAGCTGAGAAGGGAATGAGGAAGAACTTTTCAAAGGTCTGGGCTCAGAATCTTCAAAGGGCTATATTTGAGGAGATGCAGAATGCTGGGACTCCTTTCGGAGAGGGAACAAAAGCCAGCTTGGTTTGGGAACGTGAGGCGCTCTCGGCAAATCTCAGGTCCCTAAAAGCAGACCCACTCCCCTGCCCCGCGTACTTGCCAAGTCGTCTCACAAAGTGCCCAGCTATTGCTAAGCCAGAGTGAAACAGCTGGGCTAGAAAGAACTTCAGTTAGGGGCACCCATCTCCCGTCGCTGCCTCTGGCCTGAACACACGCCCTGTTGCCGGATCGTTCTTACCTTTCAGTCTGTTCAGAGTCACCCAGTAATGTCGCTCTGGGCCCTGGATGTCTTTGGACCACCGAAGCATGTCTTTTGCGCGGGTGTCAGTCAGTACAAACTCTACAGACTTCCTTGTTAGTACATAGTAAGCGCTTCCAAAATAAATTGTCAAGTTATGGGGTGGTTCAACTCTGAATCTTTCATTTGGAGATACGTAGATATTTCCTTCAGGGGTGAATTCGGGATGACTCTGACTTGTCTTGGATTTACTGTTTGGTGGCTGGACTACTCCAGGAGTGATATTTTTATCATTCCATTTACTTCTGATGTAGCGTATGATTTCTTTGTTAGTTTTGATTGGAAAGTCCTGTCCACAGAGATTAATGACATAGTTCCATTGAAATCTGGGATGGACTAGGTCTTTCATACAGTTAATATCCGCGTTTAGTCTTCTAAAGCCAGTGCGagccactttctctctctttgatgaaataaaaacattttcaaaacaattaaCCAGGGATTGCACAGCAGTCTTATACTTCTTTGGGGCCTTTTCATCAACGTGAATACAGTAAACATTTTGAGGCACATAAATAGCCCTGAGAAGCTGCACAAACATAGCCAGCTCCTTGTGAGTAGTTATCACATATGCCAGAGAGAAAGTGCCCTCTTCTGTGGACAGGGGTCTGGTTATGAAATGCAGCTCCTGAGAGAGCCTGGAGCAATTTCCAGGTCTATGTAGGTGAGCAAATATTTTAGATCCATGAGGAGTTTTACAAAATTTTGCAATTTGAAGGGCTGCCTCTTTCCCTTCAAACAAAGCCGAACACAGTTCATCTGGGTAAAAGCCACATTCCACTACTGCTGGGGAGGTGGGTTCCTCCTCTGGTTCCTCAGGAGCTGGATTCctcaagtaaagaaaaatgaagatgcagATGGCTGTGCACACGAGGAGTCCAGGCTTTGTGGCTCGCAGCTGGCTCATGTTTTAAGTTCCAGGCGCTTTCTTATTACCATGGAATGTTTTCCTTGAAGCTTCCTAAAAGAACAACACACAGAACTTAGGGTGTTGTAACTCtgttcccccaccccagctttattgaagtacacatatttaaagtgtataatttgatCAGTTATTACATATGTGTGCACTCTTGAAACCGTCACCACAGTCACAATAACAAGCATCTCTCTCACCCCCTGGAAGTTTCCTCGGGCCCTGTACTCTCCTCCTTCCACCTTGTCTCCGGACCATCCCTGCCAACAGGTTAGCCAGCATATTCTGTACTTTATGTAAACAGTCATACTTACATACTtttttgcttgaaattttttcACTTATGATTTTGAGATCTCATCCACATCATTGCATGTATcaccattttcccctttttattgctgagcagtattccagcAAATGGACACGCCACAATCTGTCTGTGCACCTGCTGATCGACACTGAAGTTTCCAGCTCTAGGGTATTACAAGATGCTGTAAACACTGGTGCACAGGT contains:
- the LOC102513907 gene encoding beta-1,3-galactosyl-O-glycosyl-glycoprotein beta-1,6-N-acetylglucosaminyltransferase 7 isoform X2; its protein translation is MSQLRATKPGLLVCTAICIFIFLYLRNPAPEEPEEEPTSPAVVECGFYPDELCSALFEGKEAALQIAKFCKTPHGSKIFAHLHRPGNCSRLSQELHFITRPLSTEEGTFSLAYVITTHKELAMFVQLLRAIYVPQNVYCIHVDEKAPKKYKTAVQSLVNCFENVFISSKREKVARTGFRRLNADINCMKDLVHPRFQWNYVINLCGQDFPIKTNKEIIRYIRSKWNDKNITPGVVQPPNSKSKTSQSHPEFTPEGNIYVSPNERFRVEPPHNLTIYFGSAYYVLTRKSVEFVLTDTRAKDMLRWSKDIQGPERHYWVTLNRLKDAPGATPNAGWEGNVRAIKWRNEEGSVHDGCKGHYAQDTCVYRPGDLPWIIQSPSLLANRFDSTEPLVVTCLERWHRLKALGQAEAPVEPHWHFRRQSHFNVKLNH
- the LOC102513907 gene encoding beta-1,3-galactosyl-O-glycosyl-glycoprotein beta-1,6-N-acetylglucosaminyltransferase 7 isoform X1 codes for the protein MSQLRATKPGLLVCTAICIFIFLYLRNPAPEEPEEEPTSPAVVECGFYPDELCSALFEGKEAALQIAKFCKTPHGSKIFAHLHRPGNCSRLSQELHFITRPLSTEEGTFSLAYVITTHKELAMFVQLLRAIYVPQNVYCIHVDEKAPKKYKTAVQSLVNCFENVFISSKREKVARTGFRRLNADINCMKDLVHPRFQWNYVINLCGQDFPIKTNKEIIRYIRSKWNDKNITPGVVQPPNSKSKTSQSHPEFTPEGNIYVSPNERFRVEPPHNLTIYFGSAYYVLTRKSVEFVLTDTRAKDMLRWSKDIQGPERHYWVTLNRLKGKNDPATGRVFRPEAATGDGCP